The following proteins are encoded in a genomic region of Rhodoferax aquaticus:
- a CDS encoding biopolymer transporter ExbD has protein sequence MPSLVSRGRGRRTINEINMVPFIDVMLVLLIIFMVTAPLITPSMIDLPSIGKAAKQPDQIIQVILGKTEDILELKINDKTSKLPLKELASAVKAAQNKPAAGGAAANASNSAVIISADKSVKYESVVKVMDTLQRAGIQRVGLSVQMVN, from the coding sequence ATGCCCTCTCTAGTCAGTCGCGGCCGCGGTAGGCGCACCATTAACGAAATCAACATGGTGCCCTTTATTGACGTCATGTTGGTGCTACTCATCATTTTTATGGTGACCGCGCCGCTGATTACACCCAGCATGATCGACCTGCCAAGTATTGGCAAAGCGGCCAAGCAGCCTGATCAAATCATTCAAGTGATTCTGGGAAAAACAGAAGATATTCTTGAGTTAAAGATCAATGACAAGACGAGCAAATTGCCACTTAAAGAACTGGCAAGTGCAGTGAAGGCAGCGCAAAACAAGCCTGCCGCAGGTGGTGCAGCTGCAAATGCGAGCAATTCGGCCGTGATCATCAGCGCAGACAAATCCGTCAAGTACGAGAGCGTGGTGAAGGTGATGGACACCTTGCAAAGGGCAGGCATTCAACGCGTAGGCCTGTCGGTCCAAATGGTGAACTAA
- a CDS encoding DUF885 domain-containing protein, with product MSFNPFAQRYVQLVLSVGQHDRSYVDAYYGPPEWQAQVATLALPDLLEQGERLAAEFAQATAPADQALRATFLGKHIDAVCSHIRHLMGQRQSFDAESQALYDAVSPRLQEAELAAIVSELDSLLPGTGSVQARMVALNRRFEIPVDRLDAVFSAAIAESRQRSKRYINLPEHERFTVEYVQNQVWSAYNWYKGNSYSLIQVNTDLPMPISRAIDLASHEGYPGHHVFHLLTEQHLVREKGWLEYSVFPLYSPMAFLSEGSANYGISVVFPHEERLAFEQSTLFPLAGLDPRTAQHYYQVQGIVQKLSYAGNMVAQRYLDGEIDRAGAIALLMQYSLYDEKRATQRLAFIEHNRSYVINYNLGQDVVQRYVEAQAGAGTGLSNSNNKADALWQAFKDLLLAPRTASMMAEAG from the coding sequence ATGTCATTCAATCCCTTTGCCCAACGCTATGTCCAACTGGTTTTGTCGGTCGGTCAGCACGACCGCTCGTATGTGGATGCCTACTATGGCCCGCCCGAGTGGCAAGCGCAGGTGGCGACATTGGCCCTGCCCGATTTACTAGAGCAAGGCGAACGCTTGGCCGCAGAGTTTGCCCAAGCGACAGCCCCCGCCGACCAAGCGCTGCGCGCCACATTCTTGGGCAAGCACATAGACGCTGTGTGTAGCCACATACGCCACCTGATGGGGCAACGCCAAAGCTTTGATGCCGAGTCACAAGCGCTGTATGACGCGGTATCGCCACGCTTGCAAGAGGCAGAGCTAGCCGCCATCGTCTCAGAGTTAGACAGTCTGCTTCCGGGCACTGGCAGCGTGCAAGCACGCATGGTGGCGTTGAACCGGCGGTTTGAGATTCCTGTCGATCGCTTGGATGCGGTGTTCTCTGCCGCCATTGCCGAGTCTCGCCAGCGCAGCAAGCGCTATATCAACTTGCCCGAGCATGAGCGCTTTACCGTGGAGTACGTGCAGAACCAGGTGTGGAGCGCGTACAACTGGTACAAGGGCAATAGCTACAGCCTGATTCAGGTGAACACCGACTTGCCCATGCCCATCAGCCGCGCCATTGACTTAGCCAGCCACGAGGGCTACCCCGGCCACCATGTGTTCCACCTGCTTACCGAGCAGCATTTGGTGCGCGAAAAAGGCTGGCTGGAGTACAGCGTGTTTCCCCTGTATTCGCCCATGGCGTTCTTGTCAGAGGGCAGCGCTAACTACGGCATCAGCGTGGTGTTTCCACATGAAGAGCGCTTGGCGTTTGAACAAAGCACCTTGTTTCCCTTGGCAGGCCTAGACCCACGTACTGCGCAGCACTACTACCAAGTGCAAGGCATAGTGCAAAAGCTCTCCTACGCCGGCAATATGGTGGCACAGCGCTATCTGGACGGCGAAATAGACCGTGCCGGCGCTATCGCTTTGCTCATGCAGTACTCCCTGTACGACGAAAAGCGCGCCACGCAGCGCCTAGCTTTTATTGAGCACAACCGCTCTTACGTCATCAACTACAACCTGGGCCAAGACGTGGTGCAGCGCTACGTGGAAGCCCAAGCAGGTGCTGGCACCGGCCTGAGCAACTCGAACAACAAAGCTGACGCCTTATGGCAGGCGTTTAAAGACCTGCTGCTAGCACCACGCACGGCATCGATGATGGCCGAGGCGGGCTAG
- a CDS encoding pyridoxal phosphate-dependent aminotransferase produces the protein MQLSDRARNIAPFYVMEVAKAAAALGQKVAHTDSPMVFLNIGEPDFTAAPLVQEAAMRAIHDGNTQYTAATGLPMLRERISHWYASRFGIQVAPSRIVVTAGASAALHLACLALFGAGDEVLMPDPSYPCNRQFVTAAEATPVLLATTAAGRFQLTADQVQAAWGPHTRGVVLASPSNPTGTSVSPHELRRIHQVVQSRGGVTLVDEIYLPLSFDAEYGQSALSLDDSIISINSFSKYFNMTGWRLGWMVVPDTLVEVIERLAQNLFICPSTIAQHAALACFEEASLSLYEQRRAEFKARRDYFIPQLNELGLHVPVMPDGAFYAWADCTQACAKLGLKDSWEFAFDIMQRAHVAVTPGRDFGSAQTQQFVRFSTASSMEQLRTAVTRLRAVLL, from the coding sequence ATGCAGTTATCCGACCGTGCACGCAACATTGCCCCCTTTTACGTCATGGAGGTTGCCAAAGCGGCGGCCGCCCTAGGGCAAAAAGTCGCGCACACCGACTCGCCTATGGTGTTTCTGAACATCGGGGAACCAGACTTTACGGCAGCCCCTTTGGTCCAAGAGGCTGCAATGCGGGCGATACACGACGGGAACACCCAGTACACCGCCGCAACGGGACTGCCCATGCTGCGGGAGCGCATTAGCCATTGGTACGCTAGTCGTTTTGGTATACAGGTCGCCCCAAGCCGCATTGTGGTGACGGCAGGTGCATCCGCTGCGCTCCATCTGGCGTGTTTAGCTTTATTTGGGGCCGGTGATGAAGTGCTCATGCCCGACCCTAGCTACCCTTGCAACCGCCAATTTGTTACCGCCGCTGAGGCGACCCCGGTCTTGCTTGCGACCACTGCTGCGGGGCGATTTCAACTCACCGCGGACCAAGTCCAAGCTGCATGGGGTCCACACACGCGGGGAGTGGTCTTGGCATCACCATCCAACCCCACGGGCACCTCGGTATCGCCCCACGAACTCAGGCGCATCCATCAAGTGGTGCAGTCCCGGGGCGGCGTGACCTTGGTCGACGAGATCTACCTCCCCCTTAGCTTTGACGCAGAGTACGGACAGTCCGCGCTGTCGCTGGACGACAGCATCATCAGCATCAATAGCTTTAGCAAATACTTCAACATGACGGGGTGGCGCTTGGGTTGGATGGTGGTCCCAGACACCTTGGTCGAAGTGATTGAACGCCTCGCCCAGAACTTGTTTATTTGCCCCAGCACCATTGCGCAACATGCAGCCTTGGCCTGCTTTGAAGAGGCGAGTTTGTCCCTGTACGAGCAGCGCAGAGCAGAGTTCAAAGCACGGCGTGACTACTTTATCCCCCAGCTAAACGAGCTGGGCTTGCATGTGCCCGTGATGCCAGATGGAGCCTTCTATGCTTGGGCAGACTGCACGCAAGCCTGTGCCAAGCTCGGCCTCAAAGACAGCTGGGAATTTGCTTTTGACATCATGCAACGTGCGCACGTTGCAGTGACGCCCGGTCGTGACTTCGGCTCTGCCCAAACACAGCAGTTTGTGCGTTTTTCTACCGCCAGCTCTATGGAGCAATTGCGCACCGCGGTGACCCGGCTGCGCGCGGTGCTACTGTAA
- a CDS encoding cell envelope integrity protein TolA, whose protein sequence is MALAIIAHGVLVAVLTIGVQWKRTLPPVTAQAELWASIPQTAAPAEPVEELTQPEPVKPVETPAPPVKQVADADIALAKEKARKEKEQERQQKLALEKQEQDKRAKELEAKEKLQKEKADKAAKDKKLEEQRAKDVKDAALAKDKEAKAKAEAKARDLEHQKTVQRMLQLANAASTSSDPNGSGSAAKSAGPSASYAGRIKAILRRNTTFTESLVGNPSTEAEVRTLSDGTIMSVKIIKSSGVKSWDDAVINAINKTETLPRDVDGRVPPVLIIIHTPKD, encoded by the coding sequence GTGGCGCTCGCCATCATCGCGCACGGTGTCTTGGTGGCGGTGCTAACCATTGGGGTGCAATGGAAGCGAACTTTGCCGCCTGTGACTGCGCAAGCTGAGCTATGGGCCAGTATTCCGCAAACTGCGGCACCTGCGGAGCCTGTCGAGGAACTAACGCAACCAGAACCTGTAAAGCCCGTGGAGACGCCTGCTCCGCCGGTCAAGCAAGTCGCCGATGCAGATATTGCTTTGGCTAAGGAAAAGGCCCGCAAAGAGAAAGAACAAGAGCGCCAGCAAAAGCTCGCTCTGGAAAAGCAAGAACAAGACAAACGTGCCAAAGAGCTAGAAGCCAAAGAAAAGCTGCAAAAAGAGAAAGCTGACAAAGCGGCTAAGGACAAAAAACTTGAAGAGCAGCGCGCCAAAGACGTAAAAGATGCGGCATTGGCCAAAGACAAAGAAGCCAAAGCTAAAGCGGAAGCCAAAGCTCGGGACCTAGAGCACCAAAAGACAGTCCAACGCATGCTGCAGTTGGCCAACGCTGCCTCCACCAGCAGCGACCCGAATGGTTCTGGCAGCGCAGCAAAGAGTGCGGGACCATCGGCAAGCTATGCCGGCCGCATCAAGGCGATTCTCAGGCGCAACACGACGTTTACCGAGTCTTTGGTGGGTAACCCCAGTACCGAGGCCGAGGTGCGCACCCTCTCTGATGGAACCATCATGAGCGTCAAGATCATCAAGAGCAGCGGCGTGAAGTCATGGGACGATGCCGTGATCAACGCGATCAACAAGACAGAGACGCTGCCTCGTGATGTCGACGGCCGGGTTCCCCCGGTGCTCATCATCATTCACACACCTAAAGACTAA
- a CDS encoding DEAD/DEAH box helicase, producing the protein MPSRLSPTPSSFVFRPRLTLQTLSRGDGLLGLKPFAKLGPRGDRVTVAAVEWTYQLDGRTVWQGPAPSSVLNTRPAAALDVIAGDGALLTLERDLDAERDAADVLRDLGLHPIPTEAFQWRHPDAAPDLPQVWTLAQEAFFGDFWADQVPVLQAKGWSVVVKPGFAHESVPVQAWRLVVEPDTGEVIGRELYGPLAPRIAPVEKLGLPAREGAWLLSLGVEIDGQVLDLAPMLADLLRRDARWLSAQHIAEIDDLAIIVLRAPGGRRIDAPAAPLKAIVGAMVDLLTDPRRTPVDGGPMRFSAWDAERLDALRASLSAMPGSPSAWQLQGEAGLRSLAQRLRAIGVPQPVAQPQGLAVQLRPYQLQGLAWLQYLRAQHLGGILADDMGLGKTAQVLAHVLLEKQEGRLTLPALVVVPSSLVFNWRQEAQRMAPDLRVLALQGAQRDAEFDRMAQHDLVLTTYPLVWRDIDALARQCFHLLVLDEAQMVKNAAGRSARALRQLQARHMLCITGTPLENHLGELWAQFDFLMPGFLGDARSFGRIWRKPIEENGETLRAQLLAQRVRPFILRRRKAEVASELPPKTDITVRLALQGQQRELYEAVRAAADVQVRRVLQRQSFAGAQISILDALLKLRQVCCDPFLLKGRNTPVTMERAKLAWLGETLPVLVEEGRRVLVFSQFTEMLGLVADALVALNLPFVSLTGQTRLGAGRLGRSAVVHQFQALQVPIMLVSLKAGGVGLNLTAADTVVHLDPWWNPAVQEQATARAHRIGQSLPVQVYHVVIDGSIEERMLELQRRKQALTEGVLGVDPAIATKFSEEDLQALLMPLA; encoded by the coding sequence ATGCCCTCCCGCTTGAGCCCCACACCCAGCAGCTTTGTGTTTCGCCCGCGCCTGACCTTGCAAACCTTGAGCCGGGGTGACGGTTTGCTGGGCTTGAAACCATTTGCCAAGCTGGGCCCACGCGGAGACCGTGTGACGGTGGCTGCGGTGGAGTGGACCTACCAGCTAGACGGTCGCACGGTGTGGCAAGGCCCCGCGCCTAGCTCAGTGCTCAACACCCGGCCAGCTGCCGCGTTGGACGTGATTGCGGGCGATGGAGCCTTGCTTACCTTGGAGCGTGACCTTGACGCAGAGCGCGACGCTGCTGATGTGCTGCGCGACCTAGGGCTGCACCCCATTCCGACGGAGGCCTTTCAGTGGCGTCACCCAGACGCTGCACCCGACTTGCCGCAAGTGTGGACCTTGGCGCAAGAGGCCTTTTTTGGTGACTTTTGGGCAGACCAGGTGCCTGTGCTGCAGGCCAAGGGCTGGTCGGTGGTGGTGAAGCCAGGCTTTGCCCATGAAAGCGTGCCCGTGCAGGCCTGGCGCTTGGTGGTGGAGCCAGACACGGGTGAAGTCATAGGCCGAGAGTTGTACGGTCCCTTGGCTCCTCGCATCGCACCGGTGGAGAAATTGGGCTTGCCCGCACGTGAAGGTGCGTGGCTATTGAGCTTGGGCGTTGAGATTGATGGGCAGGTGCTAGACCTAGCCCCCATGCTGGCCGACCTGTTGCGCCGCGATGCGCGCTGGCTGAGTGCCCAGCACATTGCAGAAATCGACGACCTGGCCATCATCGTGCTGCGCGCTCCGGGTGGTAGACGCATTGATGCCCCCGCCGCGCCTCTCAAGGCCATTGTGGGCGCCATGGTGGACTTGCTCACTGACCCACGCCGCACGCCGGTGGACGGTGGCCCTATGCGCTTTAGCGCTTGGGATGCAGAGCGCTTGGACGCACTGCGGGCCAGCTTAAGCGCGATGCCCGGTAGCCCCAGCGCATGGCAGCTGCAGGGCGAGGCGGGGCTGCGCAGCCTAGCCCAGCGCTTGCGGGCCATCGGCGTGCCCCAGCCCGTGGCGCAGCCGCAGGGCTTGGCCGTGCAACTGCGCCCCTACCAGCTGCAAGGCTTGGCCTGGCTGCAGTACCTGCGGGCGCAGCACTTGGGCGGCATCTTGGCCGACGACATGGGCCTTGGCAAAACCGCGCAGGTCTTGGCCCATGTACTGCTAGAAAAGCAAGAGGGGCGTCTGACCTTGCCCGCTTTGGTAGTGGTGCCCAGTTCGCTGGTGTTTAACTGGCGGCAAGAAGCGCAGCGCATGGCCCCAGACTTGCGGGTGCTGGCACTGCAAGGTGCGCAGCGCGATGCAGAGTTTGATCGCATGGCGCAGCACGATCTGGTGCTGACCACCTACCCCTTGGTCTGGCGTGACATCGACGCCTTGGCACGCCAGTGCTTTCACCTGTTGGTGCTGGATGAAGCGCAAATGGTGAAGAACGCAGCCGGCCGGTCCGCTAGGGCATTGCGCCAGCTGCAAGCCCGCCACATGCTGTGCATAACAGGCACACCGCTGGAGAACCATTTGGGCGAGCTGTGGGCGCAGTTTGACTTTTTGATGCCCGGCTTCTTGGGTGATGCGCGCAGCTTTGGCCGCATATGGCGCAAGCCCATTGAAGAAAACGGAGAGACCTTGCGCGCGCAGCTATTGGCGCAGCGGGTGCGTCCGTTCATCTTGCGGAGGCGCAAAGCGGAGGTCGCCAGCGAATTGCCACCTAAGACGGACATCACCGTGCGGCTAGCGCTTCAAGGCCAACAGCGTGAGCTCTACGAGGCCGTGCGCGCCGCCGCCGATGTGCAAGTGCGCCGGGTGTTGCAGCGCCAAAGCTTTGCGGGCGCCCAGATCAGCATTCTGGATGCCCTGCTCAAGCTGCGCCAAGTTTGCTGCGACCCATTCCTGCTCAAAGGGCGCAATACGCCTGTGACTATGGAGCGAGCCAAGCTCGCATGGCTGGGGGAGACCTTGCCCGTTTTGGTGGAAGAAGGGCGGCGGGTGCTGGTGTTCTCACAGTTCACCGAGATGCTGGGCCTTGTGGCCGACGCGCTGGTGGCCCTCAACCTGCCTTTTGTGAGCCTGACCGGGCAAACGCGCCTAGGGGCAGGGCGCCTGGGGCGCTCTGCGGTGGTGCATCAGTTTCAAGCGCTGCAAGTGCCCATCATGTTGGTAAGTCTTAAAGCCGGTGGGGTGGGCCTGAACCTTACCGCGGCGGACACGGTGGTTCATCTAGACCCTTGGTGGAACCCTGCGGTGCAAGAGCAGGCCACCGCGCGGGCGCACCGCATCGGCCAAAGCCTGCCGGTGCAGGTGTACCACGTGGTGATTGACGGCAGCATTGAAGAGCGCATGCTGGAGCTGCAGCGCCGCAAACAGGCGCTTACAGAAGGTGTGCTGGGTGTGGACCCCGCCATCGCTACCAAGTTCAGTGAAGAGGATCTCCAAGCCTTGTTGATGCCACTGGCCTAG
- the tolQ gene encoding protein TolQ, whose amino-acid sequence MNQDLSILHLILNASAVVQAVMLLLMGISIASWAAIFRKLFSLGKVKTQNDAFERDFWSGTSLNELFAAATKNVANSGPMERIFASGMREYQKLRERHITDAGTLMDGARRAMRASFQREMDVVESNLSFLASVGSVSPYVGLFGTVWGIMHAFTGLASLQQVTLATVAPGIAEALVATAIGLFAAIPAVVAYNRFARDIDRIATHQETFIEEFSNILQRNVSAQTAAQR is encoded by the coding sequence ATGAACCAAGACCTATCGATACTTCACCTGATACTCAACGCAAGTGCTGTGGTGCAAGCGGTCATGCTGCTGCTCATGGGCATTTCGATTGCCAGTTGGGCCGCCATTTTTCGCAAGTTGTTTTCACTAGGCAAGGTCAAAACCCAGAATGATGCCTTTGAGCGGGACTTCTGGTCTGGAACCAGTCTCAACGAGCTTTTTGCCGCAGCCACAAAGAATGTGGCGAACTCTGGGCCTATGGAGCGCATTTTTGCGAGTGGTATGCGTGAATACCAAAAACTGCGTGAACGCCACATTACAGACGCCGGCACGCTCATGGACGGTGCACGCCGCGCCATGCGGGCCAGCTTTCAACGTGAAATGGACGTTGTTGAGAGCAATCTGTCGTTTCTCGCGTCGGTCGGTTCAGTGTCTCCCTACGTAGGGCTATTTGGCACGGTGTGGGGAATCATGCACGCGTTTACAGGCTTGGCTTCTTTGCAGCAAGTCACCCTCGCTACGGTAGCCCCTGGAATTGCTGAAGCGTTGGTCGCTACCGCAATTGGCTTGTTCGCTGCCATTCCGGCGGTTGTGGCTTACAACCGTTTTGCCCGGGACATCGACCGCATCGCCACCCACCAAGAGACCTTTATTGAAGAGTTCTCCAATATCTTGCAGCGCAATGTAAGCGCGCAAACTGCTGCGCAACGCTAA
- the nusB gene encoding transcription antitermination factor NusB encodes MSETKSPSTSKRPPRQTRTGLTSTGARKAGSKSDRSRAREFALQGLYQSLVGGNPAPDIDLFTRDLAGFSKADAVHFDSLLHGCIEEADKLDALIVPLLDRPLTEISPVERAVMWIGAYEMSHCLDVPWRVVLNECIELAKEFGGTDGHKYVNGVLNGIAPSLRAAEMESDRAKKPRA; translated from the coding sequence ATGAGCGAAACAAAATCCCCATCCACCTCAAAACGCCCTCCGCGCCAGACACGGACCGGCTTGACAAGCACCGGTGCCCGCAAAGCAGGCAGCAAGTCCGACCGCAGTCGCGCCAGAGAGTTTGCGCTACAAGGTCTCTACCAAAGCTTGGTAGGCGGCAACCCCGCTCCAGATATTGACCTTTTTACCCGGGATTTGGCGGGCTTTAGCAAGGCGGATGCCGTCCACTTTGACTCCCTGCTCCATGGCTGCATAGAAGAAGCTGATAAGTTGGACGCCCTCATCGTGCCCTTGCTGGACAGACCGCTGACTGAGATCTCGCCGGTCGAGCGTGCCGTCATGTGGATTGGTGCCTATGAAATGTCGCATTGCCTTGATGTGCCGTGGCGTGTAGTACTCAACGAGTGCATTGAATTGGCCAAAGAGTTTGGTGGTACCGACGGGCATAAGTACGTCAATGGCGTGCTTAATGGCATAGCGCCAAGCTTGCGTGCCGCCGAAATGGAATCAGACCGCGCCAAAAAGCCCCGCGCTTAA